One Candidatus Obscuribacterales bacterium genomic window carries:
- a CDS encoding RibD family protein — MARLPQVTVVLAMSADGKIADAQRSPARFGSERDRLHLETRWAEADAVLIGAGTLRSYGTTLLVKQPHLLAQRQERGQPSQPVQIVCSVLGQLNPSDRFFSQPIRRWLLTNAITAQQWRDRPEFEQFFVASPDPATPLDLRQAIALISDQGIQKLVVGGGGQLVSSLLAADLVDDLWLTVCPLLLGGRCAPTPLDGSGYAQALAPRLALLSVEAIADEVFLHYQIKRALDQG; from the coding sequence TTGGCTAGGCTGCCGCAAGTAACCGTCGTTCTAGCTATGAGTGCCGATGGAAAAATTGCCGATGCCCAGCGATCGCCTGCTCGCTTTGGCTCAGAGCGCGATCGCCTACATTTGGAAACTCGCTGGGCTGAGGCTGATGCCGTTCTGATCGGTGCAGGCACCCTGCGTTCCTACGGCACCACCTTGCTCGTCAAGCAACCCCATCTGTTGGCTCAGCGGCAGGAGCGGGGGCAGCCATCCCAGCCGGTGCAGATTGTCTGCTCGGTGTTGGGACAGTTGAACCCGAGCGATCGCTTCTTCTCCCAGCCCATCCGGCGCTGGCTGTTGACTAATGCAATAACGGCACAACAGTGGCGCGATCGCCCTGAGTTTGAGCAGTTCTTTGTCGCCAGTCCCGATCCGGCTACCCCGTTGGATCTTCGGCAAGCGATCGCCTTAATCAGCGATCAGGGTATCCAGAAACTTGTGGTAGGCGGTGGCGGCCAACTCGTCTCATCTCTCCTCGCCGCCGATCTTGTCGATGATCTTTGGTTAACCGTTTGTCCCCTCTTGCTGGGCGGCCGTTGCGCCCCCACGCCCTTAGACGGCAGCGGCTATGCCCAAGCGCTCGCTCCTAGATTGGCATTATTATCCGTGGAAGCGATCGCTGACGAGGTATTTCTCCACTACCAGATTAAGCGTGCATTAGACCAAGGGTAA
- a CDS encoding cyanoexosortase A system-associated protein translates to MRVLQSLRTVGLVLLCGSAVVVLGRVMLAPESQYAPATSYEFPDVVPGSDESGSEGSGSDGHWQVTAPSVTLPDVDFLMATAQYNYRQGDRSLKADAWYLTSTDGDVATLLATHSPQLADLTLQPYQNGDNVYAIAQDPSQDKLYLTACIAVNGDSTITAEQFQDTRRLNRLSAVQILEWLMGQRRIEDYRCLWTLLSIPTSPTTQPQDQALLQAAWQSWHRWWAAHYPVR, encoded by the coding sequence ATGCGGGTGTTGCAATCACTGAGAACCGTTGGACTCGTGCTGTTATGCGGTAGTGCCGTGGTGGTTCTTGGGCGGGTGATGCTGGCTCCTGAATCCCAGTATGCGCCGGCGACATCCTATGAGTTTCCAGATGTAGTTCCTGGATCTGATGAATCAGGATCTGAGGGATCAGGATCTGACGGACATTGGCAGGTCACAGCGCCTAGCGTAACCCTGCCGGACGTCGATTTTTTAATGGCAACTGCCCAGTATAACTATCGCCAAGGCGATCGCTCTCTCAAGGCAGACGCTTGGTATTTGACCTCAACGGATGGGGATGTGGCCACCCTCCTAGCCACCCATTCACCCCAGCTTGCCGATCTCACGCTGCAACCCTACCAAAATGGGGACAATGTATATGCGATCGCCCAGGATCCTTCCCAAGACAAGCTGTACCTCACGGCCTGCATTGCCGTCAATGGCGACAGTACCATTACGGCTGAGCAGTTTCAAGATACGCGCCGCCTCAATCGTCTATCTGCTGTACAGATCCTAGAATGGTTGATGGGACAACGACGCATCGAAGACTATCGCTGCCTGTGGACCTTGTTGTCTATCCCAACCTCGCCGACCACCCAACCCCAGGATCAAGCCCTGCTTCAAGCAGCCTGGCAGTCTTGGCACAGGTGGTGGGCAGCCCACTATCCAGTGCGGTAG
- a CDS encoding HpsJ family protein, translated as MANSSDDLPQIIEGMRQFNLSISKSIAPFRWVGYGLLVLAFLSWVAFLTPLNLMNPTWEFQAIGGLVERVPVLLLAFLLIFFGEMSFRKPWERPIIYTLSWLCLVLGLLFFLMMPLGIVNTFRINHQNAVTATTEYDRQLEEAANLEAQLDQASTADILAFLEAQGAEVNLDNPEQVKDLLRDEINAGRASLTEDYNELRANQRLSLFKNSVQWNLGALLAGTLLVYIWRSTAWARGKHEDH; from the coding sequence ATGGCAAACTCTAGTGACGATTTACCTCAAATTATTGAGGGAATGCGGCAGTTTAACCTGAGTATCTCCAAGTCCATTGCACCGTTTCGCTGGGTGGGCTACGGTCTGCTCGTGCTAGCGTTTTTAAGCTGGGTCGCATTTCTCACACCCCTAAACTTGATGAATCCAACCTGGGAATTTCAGGCGATCGGGGGGTTGGTGGAGCGAGTTCCCGTCCTCTTGCTGGCTTTCTTGCTGATTTTCTTTGGCGAGATGAGTTTTCGCAAACCCTGGGAACGTCCGATTATCTATACTTTGTCCTGGCTATGCTTAGTGCTGGGCTTGCTCTTTTTCCTGATGATGCCCCTGGGTATTGTGAACACATTTCGCATTAATCATCAAAATGCTGTTACTGCCACGACGGAATACGATCGCCAGCTTGAGGAAGCAGCTAACCTTGAGGCACAGTTAGATCAGGCGAGCACCGCAGATATTTTGGCATTTCTAGAAGCCCAAGGGGCAGAGGTTAATCTGGATAATCCAGAGCAGGTGAAAGACCTTCTGCGGGATGAGATTAATGCTGGACGCGCTAGCCTAACGGAAGACTATAACGAATTGCGGGCTAACCAGAGGCTATCCCTCTTTAAAAATTCTGTGCAGTGGAATCTGGGAGCGTTACTCGCAGGAACCTTACTCGTTTATATCTGGCGATCGACCGCTTGGGCCCGAGGTAAGCATGAGGATCATTAG